From the Cucurbita pepo subsp. pepo cultivar mu-cu-16 chromosome LG05, ASM280686v2, whole genome shotgun sequence genome, one window contains:
- the LOC111795741 gene encoding probable carboxylesterase 15 encodes MATSSPFEVDECRGVLRVYSDGSIVRSSNPSFNVPVLDDGSVLWKDLLFDPINHLHLRLYKPAVSSSTLPVFFYIHGGGFCIGSRTWPNCQNYCFRLALELPALVISPDYRLAPENRLPAAIDGGFAAVRWLQAQAQSDHPDPWLADVADFSRVFISGDSAGGNIAHHLAVGLGLGSPALAPVRVRGYVLLAPFFGGTVRTRSEAEGPKDAFLNLELIDRFWRLSIPIGSSTDHPLVNVLGQSSQDLEAVEVDPILVVVGGADLLKDRAVEYAETLKKQGKKIELVEFEGKQHGFFTIDPNSEASNQLMLLLKQFVARHSG; translated from the exons ATGGCCACTTCTTCCCCATTCGAAGTGGATGAGTGTCGTGGTGTCCTCCGCGTTTACAGCGATGGCTCCATCGTCCGCTCTTCCAATCCAAGCTTCAACGTCCCTGTCCTCGACGACGGCTCCGTTCTATGGAAAGACCTCCTCTTTGACCCCATCAACCATCTTCACCTCCGTCTCTACAAGCCTGCTGTTTCTTCCTCTACACTCCCCGTCTTCTTCTACATACACGGCGGTGGCTTCTGCATCGGCTCTCGCACCTGGCCCAACTGTCAGAACTACTGCTTTCGCCTCGCCTTGGAACTTCCCGCTCTCGTCATCTCCCCCGACTACCGTCTCGCTCCTGAGAATCGCCTTCCGGCTGCCATCGATGGCGGCTTTGCGGCTGTCAGGTGGCTCCAAGCCCAAGCTCAATCGGACCACCCCGATCCCTGGCTCGCCGACGTGGCCGATTTTAGTAGAGTTTTCATCAGCGGTGACTCCGCCGGTGGGAACATCGCTCACCATCTTGCAGTGGGACTGGGGCTGGGTTCGCCTGCGTTGGCGCCCGTTCGAGTGAGAGGCTACGTTCTTCTGGCGCCATTTTTCGGCGGGACGGTGAGGACTCGGTCCGAGGCGGAAGGCCCCAAAGATGCCTTCCTGAATCTGGAGCTCATCGACAG GTTTTGGAGATTATCGATTCCGATCGGAAGCAGTACCGATCATCCGCTGGTGAACGTGTTGGGACAGTCGAGCCAAGACCTGGAGGCAGTGGAGGTGGATCCGATATTGGTAGTGGTGGGCGGCGCTGATCTGTTGAAAGATCGAGCGGTGGAGTACGCAGAGACGCTGAAAAAACAGGGGAAGAAGATAGAGTTGGTGGAGTTTGAAGGAAAACAGCACGGATTCTTCACCATTGATCCAAATTCTGAAGCTTCTAACCAATTAATGCTCCTCCTCAAGCAGTTCGTGGCTCGACATTCAGGCTGA
- the LOC111795740 gene encoding outer envelope protein 61-like isoform X2, whose protein sequence is MMDPELMRLAQEQMSRMSPADFAKIQQQVMANPDLIKMASESMKGMRPDDLKYAAEQLKHTSPEDMAKLSEKMANASPEELATMRTRADALANYELNAAEMLKTQGNKLHSQGRFSDALEKYLLAKKNLKGISSSKGKILLLACSLNLMSCYLKTKQYQDCIREGCEVLAYDSRNVKALYRRGQAYKELCQFHDAISDLSKAREISPDDETIADVLSDAKERLKEHDVGNVRKGIVIEEIVEEDDLTSKNISASRPQGVVDNSKAADVYQNIVNAESLQELKDDPEAIRSFQRFVSNADPNTLAAMSFGKPGEVSPDMIATASNMISKMSPDELQEVLKLASSFQEANPLKGNGFGPNLDNPNMTPELVNTASRIMSSMPPDDVQKMFEIASSLKRSDNIPDSDTRSNYFESHQSNISGTSNMNNTRSYGAVSNCSSNSTIPTSSDMQEQMRNQMKNPAMQQMFTSMIKNMSPEMMANMSEQFGVKLSPEDAAKAQEAISSLSPQDLDKMMRWADKIQKGVEGGKKAKNWLLGRPGMILAICMLILAVILHRFGIVGG, encoded by the exons ATGATGGATCCGGAGCTGATGAGACTGGCCCAGGAACAGATGAGTCGCATGTCCCCTGCGGACTTCGCCAAAATCCAACAACAG GTGATGGCCAATCCAGACTTAATCAAGATGGCCTCAGAAAGCATGAAGGGCATGCGTCCTGATGACTTGAAATATGCTGCAGAGCAGTTGAAGCACACCAGTCCAGAGGATATGGCTAAACTTAGCGAGAAGATGGCTAATGCATCACCTGAAGAGCTTGCGACGATGCGTACTCGTGCTGATGCACTGGCCAACTATGAATTGAATGCAGCTGAAATGCTGAAGACACAG GGGAACAAGCTTCACAGTCAGGGAAGATTCAGTGATGCCTTGGAAAAATACTTGCTT GCTAAGAAAAACCTCAAGGGGATTTCATCTTCCAAAGGAAAAATACTTCTGTTGGCTTGCTCACTCAATTTGATGTCATGTTACTTGAAAACAAAGCAGTACCAAGACTGCATAAGGGAGGGTTGTGAG GTTTTGGCCTATGATTCAAGGAATGTGAAAGCACTTTACCGGAGAGGTCAAGCATATAAAGAATTATGTCAATTCCAT GATGCTATTTCTGATTTGAGCAAGGCACGTGAAATTTCTCCTGATGATGAAACTATTGCTGATGTTTTATC GGATGCCAAGGAAAGATTAAAAGAACACGATGTGGGGAATGTACGCAAAG GAATTGTCATCGAAGAAATAGTCGAAGAAGACGACCTTACATCTAAGAACATATCTGCATCAAGACCACAAGGAGTTGTTGACAATTCTAAGGCTGCTGATGTCTACCAGAATATTGTAAATGCAGAGAGTTTGCAGGAATTAAAAGATGACCCAGAAGCTATCAG ATCATTTCAGAGATTTGTTTCAAATGCTGATCCCAATACTCTAGCTGCAATGAGCTTTGGGAAACCTGGAGAGGTATCTCCAGACATGATTGCCACTGCCTCAAATATGATCAGCAAGATGTCTCCAGATGAACTTCAAGAGGTTCTTAAATTGGCTTCTTCTTTCCAAGAGGCAAATCCCCTCAAGGGAAACGGTTTTGGTCCAAATTTGGATAATCCAAACATGACTCCTGAATTAGTCAATACAGCTAGTCGTATAATGAGTAGTATGCCACCTGATGACGTACAAAAGATGTTTGAAATTGCATCATCTTTGAAAAGGAGTGACAACATACCAGATTCTGATACTCgatcaaattattttgagaGTCACCAATCCAATATCAGCGGAACTAGTAATATGAACAACACTAGGTCTTATGGAGCGGTTTCAAATTGTTCTTCCAACTCAACTATTCCAACCTCTTCTGATATGCAAGAACAAATGcgaaatcaaatgaaaaatccGGCCATGCAGCAG ATGTTCACATCAATGATAAAGAATATGAGTCCAGAAATGATGGCAAACATGAGCGAACAATTTGGTGTGAAGCTTTCTCCGGAGGATGCAGCAAAAGCTCAGGAAGCAATATCATCTCTCTCACCACAGGATTTGGATAAAATG ATGCGGTGGGCAGACAAGATTCAGAAAGGCGTAGAAGGTGGAAAGAAGGCAAAGAATTGGCTACTGGGACGTCCTGGTATGATCTTAGCAATATGCATGCTGATATTGGCAGTGATTCTTCATAGGTTTGGAATAGTAGGTGGCTGA